TATTAAGGTCTTCAACATCCCTGACTGAAGCAGCTGTCACCCATATCAGAGAAATAATAAGAAAAATTAACAGTATAATGATATTGTCTTTTTTAGGGAATCTCATAAAATCGCTGCAAAGGTCTGAGCGATAAATTTTATATTCTTTCTGCTTAATTTTGGATAGAGTGGGAGAGATATTGTTCTGTTTCCAATATCCTCGGCTACAGGGAAATCACCCTCTTTATAGCCATAGGTCCGGCGATAGTATTCTAAAAGATGGATCGCACGGTAATTTACAGCAACCCCTATACCGTTGTCCTGTATCTGCCACAATATGGAATCTCTCCTGTCAGGGGCAACGAGCGCTGTAAACAAGTGCCTTGCATGTACAGAATCAGGCATATCTTTAAGTAGTCTTATCCCCTTGACAGACGAAAGTCTGTCAACATAGTACGACCACAATTGCTCTCTTTTTTCATGAAGCTCGTCTATTTTTTGCAACTGTCCGATAAGCAAAGACGCATGTATGTTGTCCATATTGTATTTCCAGCCAAGCACGGGCATATCCCAGTGTCTGTATTTTTTTGTATATCTGTCAGCAGCTGATTTGTCAATGCCATGTGTCCGCATCATCTTCAGCAAATCGGATTTCTCGTTGTTATTTGTTGAAATTGCTCCCCCTTCTCCTGATGTAATATTCTTGGTTGCATAGAAACTAAAGCAAGCGGCATCACCAAGTTGCCCTACTCTTATATCATTACGACTTCCTTCAATACAATGTGCTGCGTCCTCTATAACAACAAGGTTGTACTTATCGGCTATTTGACTTATACTTTTCATGTCACACATCTGTCCGTACAGATGGACAGGCATTATTGCCTTTGTCCTTTCAGTAATTGCATCCTCTATTAATTCGGCATTGATATTTCCAGTGTCTTCCTCCACATCAACAAAGACGGGTTTTGCGCCTGCATGAATCACCGAATTTGATGTTGCACAGAAACTTAAAGGTGTAGTGATTACCTCATCGCCAGTGCCTATATCCCACGCGAGGAGGGCAAGATGAAGCGCAGCGGTACAGCTTGTTAATCCAATCGTATTGTTTATTGAAAGATATGAGGAAAACTTTTTTTCAAACTCATAAACCTCATCTCCTGTGGTAAGGAAGATGGATTTTAGGACATCGGATGCCCTTTTTATATCTTTTGAGGTTATATTGTGCTGGTAAAACTCTATTTTTTTCATTTTTTTAGTCCATGCAAACTTTTCATTATATCAGAATACTCCTTTGCGTATCTCTTAACGCTGTATTTCTCTTCTACCGTTGCTCGCCCTTTTAGCCCCATCTGTATCCGCAACTCCGGATTTTCAATAATCTGCTCTAAACACCTTTCCCATTCTTCAATATTCGTTGCCAGAAAACCGTTTTCACCATGTCGGATAAACTCTGCATTTATGCCTACTGGAGAGGCAACAACAGGCACTCCTGCCCCCATGTATTGCAGTATCTTATAGCCGCATTTGCCCCTTGCCCACAGGGAGTCGTCAAGGGGCATTATGCCTATATCAAGGCTTTTTAAATCCCCTATCTCATCTTCAATCTGCCATTTTTTGCATTCCACATTAACCCCGTCCATCTGAAGGGCTTCATTGGAGATAATCTTCAAGACAACATGAGGATGCCTCTTGCAAATCTCTCTTAATGCAGGCTCAAGGGCTTTCAGGTATTTGAGGTTGCCGGATACCCCTATCCATCCGATTACTACCTTGTCCTTTTCTCCTGAGTAGTCCTTTAGGCTGTATTTCTTTGTGTCTATGGGTGTAGGAAGGACAAAAACATTGGGACAGTTCGGTGTCGCAAACTCTGCCAGAAACCTGTTTCCTGCGACCACTGCCCTGCAGTATTTGATTGTCCTCAAAAACTTTATTATATCCTTGCCTGTCAGCGGTCTGTCATGCTCAAGTTCGTGAAACATAACCGCATCGTCAAAATCAAATATTATGTTTGGATTGAGGTGTCTCATTAAAGTCAGTTCAATCCCCTTGAATGAGGTCTTTTTCTGGATAATAACTGTGTCGTATTTCCGTGTCTTTAGAAATAACCTTAATCTTTCAATTGCCCCTGACGGGATGGGGATGAATTCGGTCTCTATGCCGTGTTTTAGAAATTCATCATGGCAGGCAGTAAACCTCACCCTGCTTGAAGGGGGCTGCCTTTTTGTGAGGAGAACCAATGTTTTTATTGTCTTTCCCATATCTCTTCGTATTTGGCTATCAGGTTCTGTTCATACCGCTGCCATGTATAAGGCTCTATATTCAGTCGTGCCTGTCTGCCCATCTCTTTGCCTGCATCAGGGTTATTATAGAGAAATAAAATCTTCTCTTTCATCGCTTCCACATCCCTTATGTTGACAAGATAGCCGTCAATACCGTCTGTTACAAGAGAGCCAGCATTAGGTGTGGTAATAACAGGCAGTCCGCATGCCATTGCCTCGTAGGTAACCTTGGCGCTGCCCTCGTCAAGGGTGGGGAAGACAAAGACAGAGGCGCTGTTATAAAGTTCCACAGGATTTTTCACAAAACCAGTAATTCTTATATTCTTTACCCCCTTATACCTCTGGAGAAATGATTTTATCTCGTCATGAACCGATCCCACAAGCATAAGTTCAGCATCCATTAGGTTGAGTTGCCTCCATGCCTCAAGGAGATAGGGGATGCCCTTTCTTATGTTCAGCATGCCGACAAATACCGCCCTGAAGATGTCCTTCTTTTTTTCTGATGGTCTGTAATAGTCCATATCAGCAGCCCGTGGTATTATCACTATCTTCTGTTCAGGAAATCCATATTCAAGGAATGTATCCTTTGCAAATTGTGCCGGGACAAAGACATAATCAGCCTCTTCAAACTCCTCCAACGCCGCTGTCTCTTCCCTGTGCCAATGGTCGTATTTTTTGAGGATAATCCTTCCCTCTGGGTGCCTTTTCAGCCCCCATCGTTCATATTCCTCATCTAACACCCTTTTGCTGTAAAGGGGATGGCAGTAGCCCCTTTCAACAATTGTAATTGCGCCCTGTTTCTTAGCCTCTCTTGCAGAGCGCAGGCATTCATGTGTCCAGCCGTGGAATATATGGCAGCCATGTCCCTTTATATATCTTGAAGCATTATAATCAAGCCACATCCTCTTCATGGAATAATAATACCTTGAGGAGAGAGAGGAGAAAACCTTTGTGGGCTGAAACCATACATTCTTTATAAGGGAGGTTGGGACTGCACCCTGACTGTTGCCATAGACGATAACCTTTTTAAGATACCCTGCCCTGTAAATAGCATTGACTGCGTGGTTGACTACATTGGCAATGCCCACACCCCCAAGTCTTGCTGCCGCTGAATAGATTATCTCCATAGGGCTACCGTATATTGTCTTTCAGCCATTTCCATGTTCGCTCCACCGCATCTTCCATATCAAACTGCGGAAACCACCCTATCTTTTCCCTGATAAGTGAGATATCAAGGATATTTAACGGCACATCCACCCTACGTGCCTCTGTGTAAATGACCTCCTGCCGTATATTTGTAACCCTGTGGATAATGTCTAGGATATCATTTAAAGAATATCCCATGCCGCTTCCCACATTGAATATCCGCTCATCCGTAGCAGCAGGACGATAATCAAGAATTCTAACCATTGCATCTGCAAGGTCGCCAATGTAGAGAAAATCCCTCACTACACTGCCGTCGCCCCAGATGTTAATGGGCATTCTTTTGATTAAATGACCGAGGAATACGCTAATAGCCCCCTGTTCTCCAAAGGGGTTCTGGTATTCCCCAAATGGATTGGACGGTCTGATGACAACATAATCCAGACCGTGCAGATGATTATACATCATCAGGTATTTCTCCACACAGAGTTTTGTTATACCATATGAGCATATCGGGTCTGTGGGATGTCCCTCCGCAACCGGGACTGTTTTTGGTATGCCGTAAACAGTTCCACCTGAGGAGATAAAGACAATCTTTTTCACATTATTTTTTATACAGGCATTGAGTATCCTGATGCTCATGGGGATATTTGATGCGGCATCATATTCCGGGTTGTCTCCGGATGTCTTTGGGATAGTAGTCCATGCAAGGTGATAGACCACATCTATGCCCTTAAACACCTGATTGTCATCGGTGAGGCTGCACAGGTCAACGGTTGTAAACGGGATGTTCTGTATTGCAGGAGGCATCATGTCCACTACAAGCGGCTCAATACCTTTAGCCTGCAATGCCTCTGTCAGATGATGACCAATAAAACCGCTTCCCCCCAATAAAAGCGCCTTCATCTAAATTAACCCCTTCCCTTTCAGCAAGGAGATATACAGCCTTTCAATCTTTTCAATATGCTGTTTTAGGCTGAAATGTTCCTCAACCCTTTGCCTTGCGGCAGCGGACATTTTTTTTCTCAAAACCCTGTCTGCATATAGCCTTTCAATGGCTGATGCCATTGTCCCAGCGTCTGCAGGCGGGATAAGGAACCCCTCAATGCCATCAACAATTGCCTCTTTGTTCCCTGATACTGCAGTGGCAACCACAGGGCAGCCCATTGCCATTGCCTCAACGAGGGCATTGGAAAAGCCTTCCTGAATACTTGGCAGCACAAAGACATTAAAGGCAGAGAGGATTTCAGGAATATCCCTTCTCAATCCCAAGAAATGCACTATCCCCTCAACCCCTGCATCTTTCGCATGCCGCATAATCTCCTTCTCGCCCTTTCCGGTCCCGACCATCACTGCCTTTAAGGGAAATCTGTCTTTCAGTCCTGCAATTGCATCAAAGAGATACCTGTGTCCCTTTTCATGAGACAGCCTTCCCACATATCCTATCACAAACACATCCGGTTCTATATTAAGCCTTTTCTTTGCATCTTCTTTAGAAAGTTTAGGAGTGAAGTATTCCGTGTCAACACCGTTGTAGATAGTCTCAACCTTTTCAGGGGGAATCTTATACCACTGCACTACATGATTCTTAACCTCGTTACTCACTGCAATATGTCTGTCTGTAAATTTGCTGATGAGGTGTCCCACGAACTGACGCTTCAGCCTGTTCTTCTGAAAGATAGTATGCTCATGG
The Deltaproteobacteria bacterium genome window above contains:
- a CDS encoding DegT/DnrJ/EryC1/StrS family aminotransferase, yielding MKKIEFYQHNITSKDIKRASDVLKSIFLTTGDEVYEFEKKFSSYLSINNTIGLTSCTAALHLALLAWDIGTGDEVITTPLSFCATSNSVIHAGAKPVFVDVEEDTGNINAELIEDAITERTKAIMPVHLYGQMCDMKSISQIADKYNLVVIEDAAHCIEGSRNDIRVGQLGDAACFSFYATKNITSGEGGAISTNNNEKSDLLKMMRTHGIDKSAADRYTKKYRHWDMPVLGWKYNMDNIHASLLIGQLQKIDELHEKREQLWSYYVDRLSSVKGIRLLKDMPDSVHARHLFTALVAPDRRDSILWQIQDNGIGVAVNYRAIHLLEYYRRTYGYKEGDFPVAEDIGNRTISLPLYPKLSRKNIKFIAQTFAAIL
- a CDS encoding glycosyltransferase family 4 protein; this encodes MGKTIKTLVLLTKRQPPSSRVRFTACHDEFLKHGIETEFIPIPSGAIERLRLFLKTRKYDTVIIQKKTSFKGIELTLMRHLNPNIIFDFDDAVMFHELEHDRPLTGKDIIKFLRTIKYCRAVVAGNRFLAEFATPNCPNVFVLPTPIDTKKYSLKDYSGEKDKVVIGWIGVSGNLKYLKALEPALREICKRHPHVVLKIISNEALQMDGVNVECKKWQIEDEIGDLKSLDIGIMPLDDSLWARGKCGYKILQYMGAGVPVVASPVGINAEFIRHGENGFLATNIEEWERCLEQIIENPELRIQMGLKGRATVEEKYSVKRYAKEYSDIMKSLHGLKK
- a CDS encoding glycosyltransferase family 4 protein, whose translation is MEIIYSAAARLGGVGIANVVNHAVNAIYRAGYLKKVIVYGNSQGAVPTSLIKNVWFQPTKVFSSLSSRYYYSMKRMWLDYNASRYIKGHGCHIFHGWTHECLRSAREAKKQGAITIVERGYCHPLYSKRVLDEEYERWGLKRHPEGRIILKKYDHWHREETAALEEFEEADYVFVPAQFAKDTFLEYGFPEQKIVIIPRAADMDYYRPSEKKKDIFRAVFVGMLNIRKGIPYLLEAWRQLNLMDAELMLVGSVHDEIKSFLQRYKGVKNIRITGFVKNPVELYNSASVFVFPTLDEGSAKVTYEAMACGLPVITTPNAGSLVTDGIDGYLVNIRDVEAMKEKILFLYNNPDAGKEMGRQARLNIEPYTWQRYEQNLIAKYEEIWERQ
- a CDS encoding NAD-dependent epimerase/dehydratase family protein, producing the protein MKALLLGGSGFIGHHLTEALQAKGIEPLVVDMMPPAIQNIPFTTVDLCSLTDDNQVFKGIDVVYHLAWTTIPKTSGDNPEYDAASNIPMSIRILNACIKNNVKKIVFISSGGTVYGIPKTVPVAEGHPTDPICSYGITKLCVEKYLMMYNHLHGLDYVVIRPSNPFGEYQNPFGEQGAISVFLGHLIKRMPINIWGDGSVVRDFLYIGDLADAMVRILDYRPAATDERIFNVGSGMGYSLNDILDIIHRVTNIRQEVIYTEARRVDVPLNILDISLIREKIGWFPQFDMEDAVERTWKWLKDNIR
- a CDS encoding glycosyltransferase; this encodes MFTKPSSNIKIIRVVVGLNQGGVQQMILNLFNGLNKEVFEPIALAIENTGAIGREIENAGFRVINLGLKRGPLSFFMIVKRLADVFREERPHIVHGSSYYPSVYSRVAARLTDVPILISHEHTIFQKNRLKRQFVGHLISKFTDRHIAVSNEVKNHVVQWYKIPPEKVETIYNGVDTEYFTPKLSKEDAKKRLNIEPDVFVIGYVGRLSHEKGHRYLFDAIAGLKDRFPLKAVMVGTGKGEKEIMRHAKDAGVEGIVHFLGLRRDIPEILSAFNVFVLPSIQEGFSNALVEAMAMGCPVVATAVSGNKEAIVDGIEGFLIPPADAGTMASAIERLYADRVLRKKMSAAARQRVEEHFSLKQHIEKIERLYISLLKGKGLI